In Nicotiana tabacum cultivar K326 chromosome 11, ASM71507v2, whole genome shotgun sequence, a single window of DNA contains:
- the LOC107779419 gene encoding small ribosomal subunit protein eS17-like, with product MGRVRTKTVKKSSRQVIEKYYSKMTLDFHTNKKILEEVAIIPSKRLRNKIAGFSTHLMKRIQKGPVRGISLKLQEEERERRMDFVPDESAIKTDLIEVDKETLDMLSALGMSDLPGVVKQAAEPQAVAALPTYGRGAGGFGGRKY from the coding sequence ATGGGTCGTGTACGCACCAAGACCGTGAAGAAGTCATCTAGACAGGTAATTGAGAAGTACTACTCAAAAATGACCTTGGATTTCCACACCAACAAGAAGATCTTGGAAGAAGTTGCCATAATTCCTTCAAAGCGTCTACGCAACAAGATTGCTGGGTTCTCCACCCACCTTATGAAGCGCATTCAGAAGGGACCTGTTAGAGGCATCTCCCTGAAATTGCAAGAGGAGGAGCGTGAGAGACGTATGGACTTTGTTCCTGATGAGTCTGCCATTAAGACTGATTTGATTGAGGTCGACAAGGAGACCCTTGACATGCTTTCAGCTCTTGGCATGTCTGACCTTCCTGGTGTTGTCAAGCAGGCTGCAGAACCACAGGCAGTGGCAGCCCTCCCAACCTACGGTCGTGGTGCTGGTGGTTTTGGCGGCAGGAAATACTAA